One Aythya fuligula isolate bAytFul2 chromosome W, bAytFul2.pri, whole genome shotgun sequence genomic window carries:
- the LOC116501271 gene encoding LOW QUALITY PROTEIN: zinc finger and BTB domain-containing protein 7C-like (The sequence of the model RefSeq protein was modified relative to this genomic sequence to represent the inferred CDS: inserted 1 base in 1 codon; deleted 1 base in 1 codon), which translates to MGPEQAQLMDEVSVQASASSPCSMAGALNGNIANSIEDLIGIPFPNHNSEVXCGLNEQQHDGLLCNVILIVQDQEYWTHRSVLAACSKYFKKLFTTGTLTDQSYVYKIDFVKPEALSAIIEFAYTSTLTITTSNVKHILSTTKMLEIQCIINICLEIMEPDREVEKENDKEDDDDEEDEDEDEEEKEEEEEGVEDFVNQENLTDVQEVSCHQSPSKSGLTKEAYTEEPKDFPNHYPANNSSGYLGVIRDFSIESLLRENLYPKVNIPERRPDLSPFTPSFFPHLWNGDFSSFSQLEEPQVDNGPLDLVIKKRKIKEEEEKEDLPPLPFPNDFFKDMFINTPAAPLGHIKAETNYSAYLNFLSATQFRGVFPPWPLEEERKIKPKASQQCPIFNKFIMGAGKLPQHMRSHTGEKPYTCTICEVRFTRSKGT; encoded by the exons ATGGGACCGGAGCAAGCTCAGCTCATGGATGAAGTTAGCGTTCAGGCATCTGCCTCCAGCCCTTGCTCCATGGCTGG GGCACTAAATGGGAATATAGCCAATAGCATTGAAGATCTTATCGGGATCCCATTCCCAAACCACAACAGTGAAG TATGTGGTTTAAATGAGCAGCAGCATGACGGTCTCCTCTGCAATGTCATCCTCATTGTACAGGACCAGGAATACTGGACCCATCGGTCTGtccttgctgcctgcagcaagtACTTCAAAAAACTCTTCACTACTGGCACTTTAACAGACCAGTCCTATGTTTACAAGATTGACTTTGTCAAGCCTGAAGCACTTTCTGCCATCATCGAGTTTGCCTACACCTCAACCCTCACCATCACCACCTCAAATGTCAAGCACATCCTCAGCACCACCAAGATGCTGGAGATCCAGTGCATTATCAACATATGCCTTGAGATCATGGAGCCTGACAGagaagtggaaaaggaaaatgacaaagaGGATGACGATGAtgaggaggatgaagatgaagatgaggaggagaaggaagaggaggaagaaggagtaGAAGATTTTGTCAATCAGGAGAACCTAACTGATGTCCAAGAAGTAAGCTGTCACCAAAGCCCTTCTAAGTCTGGTCTTACCAAAGAAGCATACACAGAAGAACCTAAAGACTTTCCAAATCACTACCCAGCCAATAACTCCTCTGGATATTTGGGTGTGATACGAGACTTCTCCATTGAATCTTTGCTAAGGGAAAACTTGTACCCTAAGGTGAACATCCCAGAAAGGAGGCCAGATCTCTCTCCTTTCACCCCCAGCTTCTTCCCCCACCTGTGGAATGGCGATTTTAGCTCCTTTTCCCAGCTCGAAGAGCCACAAGTAGACAATGGCCCCTTGGATCTGGTaatcaaaaagagaaagattaaggaagaggaggagaaggaagaccTACCTCCACTTCCTTTCCCTAATGATTTCTTCAAGGACATGTTTATCAACACTCCAGCAGCTCCCTTA GGGCATATTAAGGCAGAGACCAACTATAGTGCTTATCTCAATTTCCTCAGTGCTACCCAGTTCAGAGGAGTTTTTCCTCCCTGGCCcctggaggaagagaggaagataAAGCCCAAGGCATCCCAGCAGTGTCCCATCTTTAACAAGTTCATCATGggggctggaaagctgccccaGCACATGAGGTCCCACACAGGGGAGAAGCCGTATACGTGCACTATCTGTGAAGTCCGCTTTACCAG GTCAAAAGGGACctaa